The proteins below are encoded in one region of Deferribacter autotrophicus:
- the gap gene encoding type I glyceraldehyde-3-phosphate dehydrogenase, translating into MAVKVAINGFGRIGRCAFRAAVERGLDIDFVAINDLTDAATLAHLLKWDSVHGKSGFDVDVDGEYLVVNGKKIKVYAEKDPASLPWKELDVDVVIESTGLFRKREQASKHLEAGAKKVIISAPAEDPDITVVLGVNFDKYDKEKHNIISNASCTTNCLAPVAKILNDKFGIVKGVMTTVHSYTNDQRILDLPHKDLRRARAAAVSMIPTSTGAAKAVGLVLPELKGKLDGLAIRVPTPNVSIVDLTCELSKNVTAEEVNNAIKEAAENEMKGILEYVEEDLVSIDFNGNPHSSIFDAKLTKVVEGNCVKVFSWYDNEWGYSNRIVELATKVF; encoded by the coding sequence ATGGCAGTGAAAGTAGCAATTAACGGATTTGGTAGGATTGGTCGTTGTGCGTTTAGAGCAGCAGTGGAAAGAGGGCTTGATATCGATTTCGTAGCAATTAATGATTTGACAGATGCGGCTACATTAGCTCATTTGTTAAAGTGGGATTCAGTACATGGGAAAAGTGGTTTTGATGTGGATGTAGATGGTGAATATTTAGTGGTAAATGGTAAAAAAATAAAAGTTTATGCTGAAAAGGATCCTGCGAGTTTACCTTGGAAGGAATTGGATGTAGATGTTGTAATAGAGTCTACTGGTTTGTTTAGAAAAAGAGAGCAGGCATCAAAGCATTTGGAAGCAGGAGCTAAAAAAGTTATTATTTCTGCTCCAGCGGAAGATCCTGATATTACAGTAGTTTTAGGTGTAAATTTTGATAAATATGATAAAGAAAAGCATAATATTATATCCAACGCTTCTTGTACTACAAACTGTCTTGCTCCTGTTGCAAAAATATTAAATGATAAATTTGGTATTGTAAAAGGGGTTATGACTACAGTTCACTCATATACAAATGATCAACGTATTTTGGATTTGCCTCACAAAGATTTAAGAAGAGCAAGAGCTGCAGCAGTTTCTATGATACCAACTTCTACTGGGGCTGCTAAAGCTGTAGGACTTGTTTTACCAGAATTGAAAGGTAAACTTGATGGTCTTGCTATCAGAGTTCCAACTCCAAATGTATCCATTGTTGATTTAACATGTGAGCTTTCAAAAAATGTAACTGCTGAAGAGGTAAATAATGCCATTAAAGAAGCTGCTGAAAATGAAATGAAGGGTATCTTGGAATATGTGGAAGAGGATTTAGTGTCTATTGATTTTAACGGCAATCCTCATTCAAGTATTTTTGATGCAAAATTGACAAAAGTTGTTGAAGGAAATTGTGTAAAGGTTTTTAGTTGGTATGATAATGAGTGGGGTTATTCAAATAGGATAGTTGAGCTTGCAACTAAAGTTTTTTAA
- a CDS encoding PAS domain-containing protein: protein MTMEEFIDLVRQYFHHVFFFYNRESDLFYKVTEDKIENIQIPEILKPYLLENFSGAKYFAKKDKQIVFLFVQVTLSNGEGVLILYDTKNLKNLASFLGVFFEKYMKLQNNAAQFEKEVEFLRDELNECETTVSKLDGQVKRLESLIDDYKLQIEGLEESVQILRKSRKKMLKLIDGMKNPLFSIDLNYELNNVNEALGRFTGVDSLPKFIGSKCFKTIFNFEQPCKWCKINEVVDSKISVSQHISVNKGDKKIWFEQTMYPIFDEEGRVIEVGEILQDITEQYELLEDLEKTQDKIKKISKDRIHALNEVNQLKSEYQKLLEGYNSLVERNQKLTNVIEKLLKESHVGQIIDLKKENNALKVKLEKLHTIIERLKSEVENLRKKERENIKKSIYSIDRLFNMITKRGDFKKEEYEKVFNFISTQLESIKNKLGIKEDGNGSESSN, encoded by the coding sequence ATGACAATGGAAGAATTTATTGATTTAGTAAGACAATATTTTCACCACGTATTTTTTTTCTATAACAGGGAAAGTGATTTATTTTATAAAGTAACGGAAGATAAAATTGAGAATATTCAAATACCGGAAATATTAAAACCGTATTTATTAGAAAATTTTTCAGGGGCAAAGTATTTTGCAAAGAAGGATAAACAAATAGTATTTTTATTTGTTCAGGTTACACTATCTAATGGCGAAGGTGTCTTGATTTTATATGATACGAAAAATCTTAAAAATTTGGCAAGTTTTTTAGGTGTATTCTTCGAAAAATATATGAAGTTGCAAAACAATGCTGCGCAGTTTGAAAAAGAAGTGGAATTTTTAAGAGATGAACTGAATGAATGTGAAACAACTGTTAGTAAATTGGATGGGCAGGTTAAAAGATTAGAGTCGTTGATTGATGACTACAAGCTTCAAATTGAAGGGTTAGAGGAAAGTGTACAAATTTTGAGAAAAAGTAGAAAAAAGATGTTAAAACTTATCGATGGGATGAAGAATCCTCTTTTTTCTATAGATTTGAATTATGAATTAAACAATGTAAATGAAGCGCTAGGTAGGTTTACAGGTGTTGATAGTTTACCAAAATTTATTGGCAGTAAATGTTTTAAGACAATATTTAATTTTGAACAACCTTGTAAGTGGTGTAAGATAAATGAGGTAGTTGATAGCAAAATTAGTGTGAGTCAGCACATTTCGGTAAATAAGGGTGATAAGAAAATTTGGTTTGAACAAACTATGTATCCTATCTTTGATGAAGAAGGTAGAGTTATTGAAGTCGGAGAAATTTTGCAAGATATTACAGAACAATATGAACTTTTAGAAGATTTGGAAAAAACACAAGATAAAATAAAAAAGATATCTAAAGATAGAATTCATGCACTAAATGAGGTTAATCAGCTTAAAAGTGAATATCAAAAGTTATTGGAAGGGTATAATTCTTTGGTAGAAAGAAATCAAAAACTTACGAATGTAATTGAGAAATTATTAAAAGAAAGTCATGTGGGACAAATTATAGATTTAAAAAAAGAGAATAATGCTTTAAAGGTAAAATTGGAAAAATTACATACGATAATAGAAAGATTGAAAAGTGAAGTTGAAAATCTTAGAAAAAAAGAACGGGAAAATATAAAAAAATCTATATACAGTATTGACAGATTGTTTAATATGATTACAAAAAGAGGGGATTTTAAAAAGGAAGAGTACGAAAAAGTTTTTAACTTTATTAGTACTCAATTGGAATCTATTAAAAACAAATTGGGTATAAAGGAGGACGGTAATGGCAGTGAAAGTAGCAATTAA
- a CDS encoding ComF family protein, translating into MLSEVFYSECLFCKQKISFTDLICEVCFNNFERITFSCHKCGYPLESDYIICRNCFQARFYEKIMVSYWYNYEMRTLLKYYKFHYGFKNLKIFERLLSGLCIEDNYHIVTPVPVYISRRLVRLIQPAYYLSKIISKKFGIPYKTLLKRVRFTEYQWKLKRNLRIKNIKGAFECMDDVKGLKILLVDDIITTGATINECARILKKSGAKRVDIFCLSKGMFL; encoded by the coding sequence TTGTTAAGTGAAGTTTTTTATTCTGAATGTTTATTTTGCAAACAAAAGATTAGTTTTACAGATTTAATATGTGAAGTTTGTTTTAATAATTTCGAACGGATAACTTTTTCATGCCATAAGTGTGGTTATCCGTTAGAGTCAGATTACATTATCTGTCGAAATTGTTTTCAGGCTAGATTTTATGAAAAGATTATGGTCTCGTACTGGTATAACTATGAGATGAGAACTTTGTTAAAATATTATAAATTTCATTATGGTTTTAAGAACTTGAAAATTTTTGAAAGATTACTAAGTGGTTTATGTATAGAAGACAATTATCATATTGTGACTCCGGTTCCTGTATATATATCAAGAAGACTTGTGAGATTAATCCAACCAGCATACTATTTATCGAAAATTATTTCTAAAAAGTTTGGAATACCGTACAAGACTTTATTAAAAAGAGTTAGATTTACTGAATATCAATGGAAATTAAAAAGAAATTTAAGAATAAAAAATATAAAGGGTGCTTTTGAATGTATGGATGACGTAAAAGGTTTGAAAATATTGCTTGTGGATGATATAATCACTACCGGAGCTACAATTAATGAATGTGCAAGAATTTTAAAAAAGTCTGGGGCTAAAAGAGTCGATATATTTTGTCTCAGTAAAGGGATGTTTTTATGA
- the gpmI gene encoding 2,3-bisphosphoglycerate-independent phosphoglycerate mutase, with protein sequence MERKKLILLILDGWGYREEKKNNAVLLSNPKNFLYLWNNYPHTLLNASEEWVGLPKGQMGNSEVGHTNIGAGRVVYQDIVRINKALETGSIKDNKNILKFFELVKKDSGRVHFFGLVSDGGVHSHIDQLKGLIRLAKENGIKEVFVHAFMDGRDTPPKSGIDYIKELDSFLKGLNFGKIATISGRYYAMDRDKRWDRVKKAFDAIRHGEGIEINDPIEAVKDAYDRGETDEFIIPTVVDKKGIVKDGDGVFFFNFRADRARELTMSFINKDFEYFDRKGIPSVHFITMTKYNKDFDVLAAFPPENLKNIFGEVISKEGLRQLRIAETEKYAHVTFFFNGGRELVFENEERILVPSPKDVPTYDLKPEMSVFEVVDRFEEVFTKGDIDVVIMNFANPDMVGHTGVEEAAIKACKAVDEALGKVVSIADKMDAVLIVTADHGNSEQMWDYENNQPHTAHTLNPVPFIVYNYDCKLKDVRGELADIAPTMLEILNIEKPEEMTGESLIVK encoded by the coding sequence GTGGAAAGGAAGAAGTTAATTCTTCTCATTTTAGATGGATGGGGTTATAGAGAAGAGAAGAAAAATAATGCCGTTTTGCTATCAAATCCTAAAAACTTTCTTTATTTATGGAATAACTATCCCCACACTCTTTTAAATGCCAGTGAAGAATGGGTAGGATTACCTAAAGGGCAGATGGGTAATTCTGAAGTTGGTCATACAAATATAGGAGCTGGTAGAGTTGTTTATCAGGATATTGTAAGGATTAATAAAGCACTGGAAACCGGTTCGATAAAGGATAATAAAAATATTTTAAAGTTTTTTGAGTTAGTTAAAAAGGATTCTGGTAGAGTACATTTTTTTGGGCTTGTGAGTGACGGAGGGGTTCACAGCCATATTGATCAACTAAAAGGTTTAATCAGGTTAGCTAAAGAGAATGGTATTAAAGAAGTGTTTGTTCACGCTTTCATGGATGGTAGGGATACTCCACCCAAAAGTGGGATTGATTATATAAAGGAACTGGATAGCTTCTTAAAAGGCTTAAATTTCGGTAAAATTGCCACAATATCTGGTAGATACTATGCTATGGATAGAGATAAACGCTGGGATAGGGTAAAGAAAGCTTTTGATGCGATACGTCATGGAGAGGGAATTGAGATTAATGATCCAATTGAAGCTGTAAAGGATGCATATGATAGGGGGGAGACAGATGAATTTATTATACCAACAGTTGTTGATAAAAAGGGTATTGTAAAGGATGGTGATGGAGTTTTCTTTTTCAATTTTAGGGCTGACAGGGCTCGTGAACTAACCATGTCTTTTATAAACAAGGATTTTGAATATTTTGATAGAAAAGGGATTCCCTCTGTTCATTTTATAACTATGACTAAATATAATAAAGATTTTGATGTTTTGGCGGCATTTCCACCTGAAAATTTAAAGAACATTTTTGGAGAGGTAATCAGTAAAGAAGGGTTGAGGCAACTCAGAATTGCAGAAACTGAAAAGTATGCTCATGTTACATTCTTTTTCAATGGTGGTAGGGAGCTTGTTTTTGAAAATGAGGAGAGGATACTTGTTCCATCACCGAAAGATGTTCCTACATACGATTTGAAACCTGAAATGTCTGTATTTGAAGTGGTGGATAGATTTGAAGAAGTCTTTACAAAGGGTGATATTGATGTTGTGATAATGAACTTTGCTAATCCTGATATGGTGGGACATACAGGAGTGGAGGAGGCTGCCATTAAGGCATGCAAAGCGGTGGATGAAGCTTTAGGTAAGGTTGTAAGTATTGCTGATAAAATGGATGCAGTATTAATTGTTACTGCTGATCATGGTAATTCTGAACAGATGTGGGATTATGAAAATAATCAACCTCATACAGCTCACACATTAAATCCAGTACCTTTTATAGTTTATAATTATGATTGTAAGTTAAAAGATGTTAGAGGAGAACTTGCCGATATTGCACCAACAATGTTGGAAATCCTGAATATTGAAAAGCCTGAAGAGATGACAGGTGAATCATTAATTGTTAAGTGA
- a CDS encoding TraR/DksA family transcriptional regulator → MEKEKLEYHKSKLLKMRNELIDRLQKKYQEAIDLGKGEGQDSADQAYKIYNRNLMLGKVETDALKLKLVEDALKRIEKGTYGICISCEEKIDEKRLEYVPFARYCTECKTELEKKGLIRM, encoded by the coding sequence ATGGAAAAAGAAAAATTAGAGTATCATAAAAGTAAATTGCTGAAGATGAGAAATGAACTGATAGATAGATTACAAAAGAAATATCAAGAAGCTATCGATTTGGGGAAAGGGGAAGGGCAAGATTCAGCTGATCAAGCTTATAAGATTTACAATAGAAATCTTATGCTTGGAAAAGTAGAGACAGATGCATTAAAATTAAAACTTGTTGAAGATGCTTTAAAAAGAATTGAAAAAGGTACATATGGGATTTGTATAAGCTGTGAAGAAAAGATAGATGAAAAGAGATTGGAATATGTACCATTTGCAAGATATTGTACAGAATGTAAGACAGAATTGGAGAAAAAAGGTCTTATAAGGATGTAA
- a CDS encoding 23S rRNA (pseudouridine(1915)-N(3))-methyltransferase RlmH — translation MKIRIIMGSKINNRCLKDMVNEYAKRLSSVMEIEIIDFKSTGNDVKEYEKFIKLSEGFYRVALAVEGKQLDSESFAKWFEGKQNKNIAFLIGGAKGLSEILKKKCNELFSLSKLTFAHEHALLLLSEQIYRAYTIIQGHPYHK, via the coding sequence ATGAAGATAAGAATTATAATGGGTTCAAAAATTAATAATAGATGTTTAAAAGATATGGTCAATGAATATGCTAAGCGGTTGAGTTCTGTGATGGAAATTGAAATAATTGACTTTAAATCAACTGGGAATGATGTGAAAGAATATGAGAAATTTATAAAATTATCAGAAGGTTTTTATAGAGTAGCATTGGCTGTAGAAGGAAAGCAGCTTGATTCGGAGTCTTTTGCTAAATGGTTTGAAGGTAAGCAGAACAAGAATATAGCTTTTTTAATAGGTGGAGCTAAAGGATTAAGTGAGATATTGAAAAAAAAGTGTAATGAACTATTTTCTTTATCAAAATTAACTTTTGCTCATGAACATGCTTTGCTTTTACTAAGTGAGCAGATATATAGAGCATATACGATTATACAGGGACATCCCTATCATAAGTAG
- a CDS encoding LolA family protein, with the protein MKIIKILEILFFCLIMVFNVFSKDISIESVLESYSNIKTFQADFVQKTTIQGFGDDYYEGKVYLIRGEKLMWDYKKPYRQYYLFEKDKMEYYDSSAKQLIRQKISLEDNVVLQIIMDISTIGKNFKIISLDKDRVRLIPKSFINLKYIDLLLGDKFIKKIISEDGAGNITEIIFKNSKINELIEDKVFKPIVPLDTEIFNY; encoded by the coding sequence ATGAAAATTATTAAAATTCTAGAAATACTGTTTTTTTGTTTAATAATGGTTTTTAATGTTTTTTCCAAAGATATATCCATTGAGTCGGTATTGGAAAGTTATTCTAATATTAAAACATTTCAGGCAGATTTTGTTCAAAAAACAACGATTCAAGGATTTGGCGATGATTATTATGAAGGGAAAGTTTATTTGATTAGAGGGGAAAAATTAATGTGGGATTATAAAAAACCTTATAGACAGTATTATCTCTTTGAAAAAGATAAAATGGAGTATTACGACAGTAGTGCGAAGCAGCTAATAAGGCAGAAAATTAGTTTAGAGGATAATGTCGTTTTACAGATAATTATGGATATTTCAACAATTGGTAAAAATTTTAAGATTATTTCTTTGGATAAAGATAGAGTAAGGTTAATTCCAAAATCTTTTATAAATTTAAAATATATTGACCTTTTATTAGGGGATAAATTTATAAAAAAGATTATAAGTGAAGATGGCGCAGGCAATATTACTGAAATTATTTTCAAAAATAGTAAAATCAATGAGTTGATAGAAGATAAAGTTTTTAAACCGATTGTTCCTTTAGATACGGAAATTTTTAACTATTAA
- a CDS encoding response regulator, with product MNILLIDDEKSFHHILNILAKQLDFNSFLCSDLNKAKNIIEEHFIDIALIDINLPTCSGDQIITFIKDHSPNTLCYLFTSDFSKRLSYEKMVDGYIEKDKLVIKLPEILKKIKK from the coding sequence ATGAATATCTTGTTGATTGATGATGAAAAATCTTTTCATCATATTTTAAATATATTAGCCAAGCAGCTTGATTTTAACTCATTTTTATGCAGTGACTTAAATAAAGCTAAAAATATTATTGAAGAACATTTCATTGATATTGCATTAATAGATATAAACCTGCCTACCTGTAGTGGTGACCAAATTATAACCTTTATCAAAGATCATTCGCCAAACACATTATGTTATTTATTTACAAGCGACTTTTCAAAAAGATTATCATATGAAAAGATGGTAGATGGATATATTGAAAAGGATAAACTAGTAATCAAACTGCCAGAAATTCTGAAAAAGATAAAAAAATAG
- the def gene encoding peptide deformylase, with the protein MILKIVKFPNPILRRKSVEVKNIDGRIVELLNNMVETMYAAPGVGLAAPQVGVNERLLVIDPTAGEDKSQLIKIINPVIVDAEGEVIEEEGCLSIPGEYANVRRAAKVLVKGLDENGKELEIEAEGLLARAFQHEIDHLNGVLFLDRLSPTKRETIHKHIKKRIAAGDYVLD; encoded by the coding sequence ATGATTTTGAAAATTGTTAAATTTCCAAATCCAATTTTGAGAAGAAAAAGTGTTGAAGTAAAAAATATAGATGGAAGAATAGTAGAGCTTTTAAACAATATGGTGGAAACAATGTATGCAGCACCTGGAGTAGGCCTTGCTGCTCCACAAGTAGGGGTTAATGAAAGATTGTTGGTAATAGATCCTACTGCAGGAGAGGATAAGAGCCAGCTGATTAAAATTATTAATCCTGTTATCGTGGATGCTGAAGGCGAGGTCATTGAGGAGGAAGGATGCCTCAGTATCCCTGGTGAATATGCTAATGTAAGAAGGGCAGCAAAGGTTTTGGTAAAAGGGTTGGATGAAAACGGCAAAGAATTGGAAATCGAAGCTGAAGGTTTACTGGCAAGAGCTTTTCAGCATGAAATAGATCATTTAAATGGTGTTCTGTTTCTTGATAGACTTTCACCCACTAAAAGAGAAACAATTCATAAGCATATTAAAAAAAGAATTGCTGCAGGGGATTACGTCTTAGATTAA
- a CDS encoding DUF721 domain-containing protein has protein sequence MKRVSDILESAFSKSVYNTLAISKSWKCVVGDFIASSTIPTMIKNKVLYIGVSDHILKNELYYMKDEIIEKLKVKGFDVDDVKFFLSYNIPVDKVRKVSREISDKEREVVDRYSKIIKDEGLREKFRNAMLGFFSRYSLADFINDNLDIE, from the coding sequence ATGAAACGGGTTAGCGATATTTTAGAAAGCGCTTTTTCAAAATCTGTTTATAACACTTTAGCTATATCAAAAAGCTGGAAGTGTGTTGTGGGAGATTTTATAGCATCTTCAACTATTCCAACGATGATAAAAAATAAAGTTTTGTATATAGGAGTTTCGGATCATATTTTAAAAAATGAGCTCTATTATATGAAAGATGAAATAATAGAAAAATTGAAAGTGAAAGGTTTTGATGTTGATGATGTAAAGTTTTTCCTAAGCTATAACATACCAGTAGACAAAGTGAGAAAAGTTAGTAGGGAGATTAGTGATAAAGAACGTGAAGTGGTAGACCGTTATTCGAAGATTATTAAAGATGAAGGTTTAAGGGAAAAATTTAGAAATGCAATGTTGGGTTTTTTTAGCAGATATTCTCTTGCTGATTTTATAAATGATAACTTGGATATTGAATAA
- the obgE gene encoding GTPase ObgE, which yields MKFIDIAKIHVKAGDGGNGCVSFRREKYVPRGGPDGGNGGDGGDIIIEGDEGKSTLLDVTFKSIYKAKRGEHGRGKDQHGKKGDDVIIKVPVGTVIKDFETGEIIADITEHKQRVVVAKGGKGGRGNMMFVSPTHRAPMYAEEGKPGEEKVLLLELKLIADVGIIGYPNAGKSTFISVVSAAKPKIADYPFTTITPNLGVVKGSYGESFVLADMPGLIEGAHAGVGLGTQFLRHIERTKILLHFIDSSFNEESMITRYEKIRKELEKYSKDLAKKKEIVVATKVDSKNEDDLLQFREYVKNLGKDDIYYEISSITKDGVKDLLLRIEQELKNINETG from the coding sequence ATGAAATTTATCGATATTGCCAAAATACATGTTAAAGCAGGTGATGGTGGAAACGGTTGTGTGAGTTTTCGCAGGGAGAAGTATGTCCCCAGAGGTGGTCCCGATGGTGGTAACGGGGGCGATGGTGGAGATATAATAATTGAAGGGGATGAAGGCAAATCAACCCTTTTAGATGTCACTTTCAAGTCTATATATAAAGCTAAAAGAGGAGAGCACGGTAGGGGGAAGGATCAGCACGGTAAGAAGGGTGATGATGTAATAATAAAAGTTCCAGTTGGTACAGTAATAAAAGATTTTGAGACTGGTGAAATAATTGCTGATATTACAGAGCATAAACAGAGGGTAGTTGTGGCTAAAGGGGGGAAAGGTGGAAGAGGGAATATGATGTTTGTTTCCCCTACACATAGAGCTCCAATGTATGCTGAAGAAGGGAAGCCTGGAGAAGAGAAGGTTTTATTACTTGAGTTAAAACTGATAGCAGATGTGGGAATTATAGGATATCCCAATGCTGGTAAATCAACTTTTATTTCAGTAGTTTCTGCTGCAAAACCCAAGATTGCTGATTATCCATTTACCACTATTACTCCGAATTTAGGTGTTGTGAAAGGCTCTTATGGAGAAAGCTTTGTTCTTGCAGATATGCCTGGCTTGATTGAAGGGGCACATGCAGGAGTTGGGTTAGGGACACAGTTTTTAAGACATATTGAAAGAACCAAAATACTTCTTCATTTTATAGATTCATCCTTTAATGAAGAATCTATGATAACTAGATATGAAAAAATCAGAAAAGAGCTTGAAAAGTATTCGAAAGATTTAGCTAAGAAAAAAGAAATTGTTGTGGCTACAAAGGTTGATTCGAAAAATGAAGATGACCTATTGCAATTTAGAGAGTATGTAAAAAATCTTGGAAAAGATGATATTTATTACGAAATTTCTTCCATTACTAAAGATGGCGTGAAAGATTTGTTGTTAAGGATTGAGCAGGAATTAAAGAATATAAATGAAACGGGTTAG
- the rpmA gene encoding 50S ribosomal protein L27 → MAHKKAGGSTKNGRDSHSKRLGVKKFGGEYVKAGNIIVRQRGTKFKPGRNVGLGKDYTIFSLIEGYVKFEDKGRMGKFISVYPERV, encoded by the coding sequence ATGGCTCACAAGAAAGCTGGTGGTAGTACTAAGAACGGTAGAGATAGCCATAGTAAAAGACTTGGTGTTAAAAAATTCGGTGGCGAGTATGTAAAGGCTGGAAATATAATTGTGAGACAGAGAGGAACTAAGTTTAAGCCAGGCAGAAATGTTGGATTGGGTAAAGATTATACAATATTCTCTTTGATAGAAGGCTATGTGAAGTTTGAAGATAAGGGGCGAATGGGTAAGTTTATATCAGTTTATCCTGAAAGAGTATAA
- the rplU gene encoding 50S ribosomal protein L21, whose amino-acid sequence MFAILKTGGKQYTVKVGDVLKVEKLNADEGATLELEEVLAVAKDGDLILGAPKVENAKVEVEILEHGKDKKILVFKKKRRKDYKKRYGHRQHYTKIRVKDIKVG is encoded by the coding sequence ATGTTTGCTATATTAAAGACAGGTGGTAAACAATATACAGTTAAGGTTGGAGATGTATTGAAGGTTGAAAAGCTCAATGCTGATGAGGGTGCAACTCTTGAGCTTGAGGAAGTACTTGCTGTGGCTAAGGACGGAGATCTTATTTTAGGTGCTCCAAAAGTTGAAAATGCTAAAGTTGAAGTTGAGATTCTTGAGCACGGTAAAGATAAAAAGATATTGGTTTTCAAGAAGAAAAGAAGAAAAGATTACAAAAAGAGGTATGGCCACAGGCAGCATTATACCAAAATAAGAGTAAAAGATATTAAAGTTGGTTAG
- a CDS encoding DUF362 domain-containing protein: MSVVYFSSLSNKKLNSPLNKIKKLFKKLSPEKYFGKNKLVAVKTHFGEFGNTAFIRPIYLRPIIEVLKDLKAKPYLTDTNTLYVGMRTNSVDHLHNAFLNGFNYSTLQVPVIIADGLRGENSVEVSIDGELLDKVKLAADIVHADGMVCVSHFKGHEVSGFGGAIKNLSMGCASREGKLEMHSVTRPKVHKDKCTACGYCKVACAADAIEIKGFAVITDKCTGCARCIAVCPEGAIGINWDETAENTSLKMAEYAYGVHRALRGNILYVTIATNISPACDCYPGNDKPVCEDIGFFASTDPVALDKACYDMVLKRVGGDPFKSIYDYIDPIVQLKHAEKLGLGSLDYELKEIK, translated from the coding sequence ATGTCAGTTGTTTATTTTTCAAGTTTGAGTAACAAGAAATTGAATTCACCTTTGAATAAAATTAAAAAACTTTTCAAAAAATTATCGCCTGAAAAATATTTCGGTAAAAATAAGCTGGTTGCAGTAAAAACGCATTTTGGTGAATTTGGCAACACTGCCTTTATCAGACCGATTTATTTGAGACCTATAATTGAGGTACTAAAAGATTTAAAAGCAAAGCCTTATCTAACCGATACAAATACACTTTATGTTGGAATGAGAACAAACAGTGTGGATCATCTTCATAATGCTTTTTTAAATGGTTTTAATTATTCTACTCTGCAGGTGCCTGTAATTATCGCTGATGGTCTTAGGGGTGAAAATAGTGTGGAAGTTTCTATTGATGGTGAGCTTTTAGATAAAGTAAAACTTGCTGCAGATATTGTACATGCAGATGGGATGGTTTGTGTAAGTCATTTTAAGGGGCATGAGGTATCAGGTTTTGGTGGAGCCATAAAAAACCTTTCCATGGGTTGTGCCTCAAGAGAAGGTAAACTGGAGATGCACTCAGTTACCCGTCCAAAGGTGCACAAAGATAAATGTACAGCTTGTGGCTATTGCAAAGTTGCATGCGCTGCAGATGCCATTGAAATAAAGGGTTTTGCCGTGATTACTGACAAATGTACCGGTTGTGCAAGGTGTATTGCTGTATGTCCTGAGGGGGCAATTGGGATAAACTGGGATGAAACGGCAGAAAATACATCATTAAAAATGGCTGAATATGCCTATGGGGTACACAGGGCTTTGAGAGGAAATATTCTTTATGTTACTATTGCTACAAATATTTCACCTGCTTGCGACTGTTATCCTGGAAATGATAAGCCGGTATGTGAGGATATAGGTTTTTTTGCATCAACAGATCCGGTGGCTCTGGATAAAGCTTGCTATGATATGGTGTTAAAAAGAGTAGGTGGGGACCCTTTTAAAAGTATATATGATTATATTGATCCGATAGTTCAACTTAAGCATGCTGAAAAACTTGGTTTGGGAAGTTTGGATTATGAGTTAAAAGAAATAAAGTGA